From the Porphyrobacter sp. CACIAM 03H1 genome, the window TGAGGGCGAGGCCTACTTCCTCCACTCCTACCACTTCGCCGCGACCGAGCCCCACCATATCGCCGCGATGACGGACCACGGCGAAGGGCTGGTGGCTGCGGTCGCCCGCGACAACATCCTCGGCGTGCAGTTTCATCCGGAGAAGAGCCAGGCCTATGGCCTTGCGACCCTCCGGCGCTTTCTGGAGTGGTTCCCGTGATCATCTTCCCCGCCATCGACCTGAAGGGCGGCCAGGTCGTGCGCCTTGCCGAAGGCGACATGGATCGCGCCACGATCTACGGCGATGATCCCGCCGCGCAGGCGCTGATCTTCGCCGAGGCAGGGGCGGAGCATATCCATGTTGTCGATCTGGACGGCAGCTTCGCGGGCGAAAGTCGCAACCGGGCGGCTGTCGAAGCCATCGTCAAGGCCTTCCCCGGCTATGTGCAACTGGGCGGCGGTATCCGCGACGCGGCGGCGGTCGAGGGGTGGTTCAACCTCGGCGTCGCGCGGGTGGTGATGGGCTCGGCGGCGCTCAAGAACCCCGAATTCGTCAAGGACATGGCCCGCGAGTGGGAGAACGGCATCGTCGTCGCGGTCGACGCGAAGGACGGCATGGTTGCGACCGAGGGCTGGGCGGAAGTCTCCGACGTCCCCGTCACCGATCTCGCCCGCCGCTTCGAGGATGCGGGCGTTGCCTCGCTGCTGTTCACCGATATCGGGCGGGACGGACTGCTAAAGGGCGTGAACATTGAGGCGACCGTGGACCTCGCCCGCCGGGTCGACATCCCGGTGATCGCCAGCGGCGGGGTAAAGGGGCTCGACGACATCCACATCCTCTCGCTCCACGCGCACGAGGGGATCGAGGGGGTGATCACGGGCCGCGCGCTCTATGAAGGGCGGCTGGATCTGGCAGCGGCGATCGCGATGGGGGCGCGCGCGCAATGACCGTCCGCATCCGCGTCATTCCCTGCCTCGACGTCGCCGATGGCCGCGTGGTCAAGGGCGTCAACTTCGTCGACCTCAAGGACGCGGGCGATCCGGTCGA encodes:
- the hisA gene encoding 1-(5-phosphoribosyl)-5-[(5-phosphoribosylamino)methylideneamino]imidazole-4-carboxamide isomerase, with the protein product MIIFPAIDLKGGQVVRLAEGDMDRATIYGDDPAAQALIFAEAGAEHIHVVDLDGSFAGESRNRAAVEAIVKAFPGYVQLGGGIRDAAAVEGWFNLGVARVVMGSAALKNPEFVKDMAREWENGIVVAVDAKDGMVATEGWAEVSDVPVTDLARRFEDAGVASLLFTDIGRDGLLKGVNIEATVDLARRVDIPVIASGGVKGLDDIHILSLHAHEGIEGVITGRALYEGRLDLAAAIAMGARAQ